GAGGTCGAGATCGTTGTTCGAGGCCGCGCCGTCGGTGCCGATTCCTACAGAGATGCCCGCTTCAAGCATCTCCTGAACGGGCGCCATCCCGCTTGCGAGCTTCATGTTCGAGGCCGGACAGTGGACGACGCCCGTTCCGGTCTCCGCGAGCAGTTCGATCTCGTGGTCGTTGAGGTGGACGCCGTGAGCGAGGAAGTTCTCCTCCTCCAGCAACCCGAGTTCGTCGGCGTATTCGAGGGGGCGCATTCCGCGTTCCTCGACGATCGGCTCGACCTCGTCGCGGGTCTCGTTAGCGTGGATGTGGATCGGCACGCCGACCTCGCGAGCGCCCTCGACCGCGTGGACGAGCGATTCCTCCGAGACGGTCGTGAGGCTGTGGGGCATTACCGCCGTCGAGATCCGTCCCTCCTCCGTGCCGTCGAACTCTCGGGCGACTTCGATGCTCTCCTCGATGTCCGCGCGTGCGGCCTCCTCGTCTTTCCCTACCGTGACGATCCCGTGGCCGATACGGGCGCGCACGCCCGCCTCCCGGACGGCGGCGGCGACTTCGTCGACCTCGAAGTACATGTCGGCGAAGGCGGTGGTGCCGGATTTGATCATTTCGACGATTCCGAGCTCCGTGCCCGCGCGCACGTCCTCGGAGGTGAGTTCGGCCTCCGCGGGCCAGATGTCCTCCTGGAGCCAGCTATCGAGAGGTTTGTCGTCGGCGTACCCCCTGAGAAGCGACATTGCGGCGTGGCCGTGGGCGTTGACGAGGCCGGGGATCACCAGCGAGCCGTCGGCGTCCAACTGCTTGTCGCCGCGGTCGGTCTCGCCCACTGCGAGGATCTCACCCGCATCTTGATCGACCAGCACGTCCGCGCGCTCGACGGTCATGTCGGGCAGGAGGACCCGCCCGTCCGCGATCCGTAGTATCGTCATGTCTCCTGTTTCCCGTCGCGGTCGCCTCAATCTGCCGGTCCCTCCCCACGGGCGTCACTCGGCCCAGGGGCGTAGAATCGCCTCGACGGCCTCGTTCATCGGGACCTCGACGTCAGTCGACTCGGCGTGGCGGACGACCGCTCCGTTGAGGGCGTCGAGTTCTAGGCGCTTCTCGTGGACGAGGTCGTAGTGCAACGAGGAGTACATCTCCGGGTCGAGATCCCGGGCGAACTCGACCCACTCCTCGACCGTGTCCGCGGGAACGTCCACGCCTGAGGCCCGCGCGACGGCGACGACCTCCTCGACGACCCGACGGTACATCCGCCAGGACGTCTCCGTCTCCCGAATCCGGCCGATGGGTTTGCGGGTCGCGGCCGTCATGCCCGACTGGGCGCAGATGAACGCGAACTTCCGCCAGAGCTCCACGCGGACGTCGTCGGCCAGCACGGCCTCGACGCCGGCACACTCCGAGAGGGCGTCGTCGAGCGTCTCGATGCGGTCCGTCCGCGATCCGTCGAGTTCGCCGTAGACGAAGCGGGCCGGACCGCCCGTGTGCGCGACCACGCCCGGCGACTCGATCGTCGAGAAGACGTACGCGACGCCGCCGACGACGTGGGACTCGCCGACCGCCTCGGCGATCCACCGTTCGTTGTCGACGCCGTTCTGGAACGAGACCACGGCCGTCTCCGGGCCGAGGAGCGGGTCGAGGTCGGTCGTGGCCTCACGGGTATCGTAGGCCTTCACCGTGAACAACACGTAATCGACCGTGCCGATCTCGCCGGGGTCATCGGTTGCGGGGAGGTCGACGGCGGTGTCCCCGGCGACGCTCTCGACGCGAAGCCCCTCCGATCGGAGGGCCGCGAGGTGCTC
This is a stretch of genomic DNA from Halalkalicoccus subterraneus. It encodes these proteins:
- a CDS encoding amidohydrolase, with the protein product MTILRIADGRVLLPDMTVERADVLVDQDAGEILAVGETDRGDKQLDADGSLVIPGLVNAHGHAAMSLLRGYADDKPLDSWLQEDIWPAEAELTSEDVRAGTELGIVEMIKSGTTAFADMYFEVDEVAAAVREAGVRARIGHGIVTVGKDEEAARADIEESIEVAREFDGTEEGRISTAVMPHSLTTVSEESLVHAVEGAREVGVPIHIHANETRDEVEPIVEERGMRPLEYADELGLLEEENFLAHGVHLNDHEIELLAETGTGVVHCPASNMKLASGMAPVQEMLEAGISVGIGTDGAASNNDLDLFDEMRDAAMIGKLAADSAAAVPAEQVVEMATKGSAGAIGIGSGRIEAGANADLAVVDFGKPHLTPAHDPVSHLAYAVRGSDVRHTVCDGEALMRDREVLTLDETEVRETAERRATELVGRA
- a CDS encoding 2-dehydropantoate 2-reductase; this translates as MEFAIFGAGGIGAYLGARLADAGHDVSLIARGEHLAALRSEGLRVESVAGDTAVDLPATDDPGEIGTVDYVLFTVKAYDTREATTDLDPLLGPETAVVSFQNGVDNERWIAEAVGESHVVGGVAYVFSTIESPGVVAHTGGPARFVYGELDGSRTDRIETLDDALSECAGVEAVLADDVRVELWRKFAFICAQSGMTAATRKPIGRIRETETSWRMYRRVVEEVVAVARASGVDVPADTVEEWVEFARDLDPEMYSSLHYDLVHEKRLELDALNGAVVRHAESTDVEVPMNEAVEAILRPWAE